In one Phyllostomus discolor isolate MPI-MPIP mPhyDis1 chromosome 8, mPhyDis1.pri.v3, whole genome shotgun sequence genomic region, the following are encoded:
- the TPGS1 gene encoding tubulin polyglutamylase complex subunit 1 — protein MAGLPVPLPSAKMAAVEKRRPAIAPAAGFTDSGRPSMSRAAATAENEEDFLRQVGVTKMLRAALLKVLEARPEEPISFLAHYFENMGLSTPANGGAGEPPGQLLLQQQRLGRALWHLRLAHHSQRTAFNNNVGVAYECLSASGRKKKPGLDGRTYSELLKRICRDGEAPEEVVAPLLRKIQCRDHEAVPLDVFRTGMLTCFVLLEFVARASALYQLLEDPTLAVADRRMGQAVLDTLEGALQASNSATAPAHYLEAGSLLGPDNLALAMDRALVARRPSSPMTREEFLEKAAALFIAKVKPVG, from the exons ATGGCGGGGCTTCCGGTCCCGCTGCCCTCAGCGAAGATGGCGGCAGTGGAGAAGCGGCGGCCGGCCATAGCCCCCGCGGCCGGCTTCACAGACAGCGGCCGGCCGTCGATGTCCCGGGCAGCAGCAACGGCCGAGAACGAAGAGGACTTCCTGCGGCAGGTCGGCGTGACAAAGATGCTGCGCGCAGCCCTGCTGAAGGTACTAGAGGCACGGCCCGAGGAGCCTATCTCCTTCCTGGCGCACTACTTCGAGAACATGGGCCTGAGTACGCCTGCAAACGGCGGCGCCGGGGAGCCCCCAGGCCAGctcctgctgcagcagcagcgCCTGGGTCGCGCGCTGTGGCACCTTCGCTTGGCTCACCACTCCCAGAG GACAGCCTTCAACAACAACGTCGGTGTGGCCTACGAGTGCCTGAGCGCCAGTGGGCGCAAGAAGAAGCCAGGGCTGGATGGGCGTACCTACAGTGAGCTGCTCAAGCGTATCTGCCGAGATGGGGAAGCCCCAGAGGAGGTCGTGGCACCCCTATTGCGCAAGATCCAGTGCCGGGACCACGAGGCCGTGCCCCTGGATGTCTTCCGCACCGGCATGCTCACTTGCTTTGTGCTGCTGGAGTTTGTGGCACGAGCCAGCGCCCTCTACCAGCTGCTGGAGGACCCAACCCTGGCTGTTGCTGACCGTCGCATGGGCCAGGCCGTGCTGGACACCCTGGAGGGGGCCCTGCAGGCCAGCAACAGTGCTACTGCTCCTGCCCACTACCTGGAAGCCGGCTCACTCCTGGGGCCTGACAACCTGGCACTGGCCATGGACCGTGCCCTGGTGGCTCGGCGGCCTAGCTCCCCTATGACCCGAGAGGAGTTTCTGGAGAAGGCCGCTGCCCTCTTCATTGCCAAGGTCAAGCCAGTGGGCTGA
- the CDC34 gene encoding ubiquitin-conjugating enzyme E2 R1 isoform X3, producing MWHPNIYETGDVCISILHPPVDDPQSGELPSERWNPTQNVRTILLSVISLLNEPNTFSPANVDASVMYRKWKESKGKDREYTDIIRKQVLGTKVDAERDGVKVPTTLAEYCVKTKAPAPDEGSDLFYDYYYEDAEAEAEADSCFGDDEDDSGNEES from the exons ATGTGGCACCCCAACATCTATGAG ACAGGTGACGTGTGCATCTCCATTCTCCACCCCCCCGTCGACGACCCCCAGAGTGGTGAGCTGCCCTCAGAGCGGTGGAACCCCACCCAGAACGTCAG GACCATCCTCCTGAGCGTCATCTCCCTCCTCAACGAGCCCAACACCTTCTCCCCGGCCAATGTGGATGCCTCTGTGATGTACAGGAAGTGGAAAGAGAGCAAAGGCAAGGACCGGGAGTACACAGACATCATCCG gaagcaggTCCTGGGGACCAAGGTGGATGCCGAGCGGGATGGCGTGAAGGTGCCCACCACGCTGGCCGAGTACTGCGTGAAGACCAAGGCCCCCGCGCCCGACGAGGGCTCAGACCTCTTCTACGATTACTATTACGAGGATGCcgaggccgaggccgaggccgACAGCTGCTTCGGGGACGACGAAGACGACTCTGGCAATGAGGAGTCCTGA
- the MADCAM1 gene encoding mucosal addressin cell adhesion molecule 1 has translation MEHGLAFLLPFFMGLLQQGRGAQGGSLEVEPRQPVVLLALGGSTQLTCRLTCEARAASVQWRGLDTSLGAVQSGPNSSVLFVHNASLSATGTRVCVGSCGNSTFQKTVQLLVFAFPNQLTVFPVALVTGRPQELACTAHNVTNPKALSLSLLLGDQKLEGVQALGQEVEEESEEGEDSLFQVTERWLLPPLGTPAPPALHCQATMRLPGLEQSHSQPIPVLHILTSQEPPVTTSLEATLEQDSTRSPWSPGPKPGNSSTRPCRPEIHRSPAPGGLELLCEAACGPGTTVHWTQAPGDLAAYKRWGAGAQAWLRVLWAGCHPEGWFQCRLDPGGQMASLYLLPEVCTSHTSEALWVGSLVLGLLLLVFLAYHLWKRCQPATEPPGSPMP, from the exons ATGGAACACGGCCTAGccttcctgcttccttttttcATGGGGCTCCTCCAGCAAGGCCGCGGTGCGCAGG GTGGGTCCCTGGAGGTGGAGCCCCGCCAGCCTGTGGTGTTGCTGGCCCTGGGTGGATCGACGCAGCTCACCTGCCGCCTGACCTGCGAGGCAAGGGCCGCTTCGGTGCAGTGGCGGGGCCTGGACACCAGCCTGGGTGCGGTGCAGTCGGGCCCCAACAGCAGCGTCCTATTCGTGCACAACGCCTCGCTCTCTGCTACGGGGACCCGGGTGTGTGTGGGTTCCTGCGGGAACAGCACCTTCCAGAAGACCGTGCAACTCCTGGTGTTTG CCTTCCCGAACCAGCTGACGGTCTTCCCAGTGGCCCTGGTGACAGGGCGGCCCCAGGAGTTGGCCTGCACGGCCCACAACGTCACCAACCCCAAAGCCCTCTCCTTGTCCCTTCTCCTGGGAGACCAGAAACTGGAGGGGgtgcaggccctgggccaggaagTGGAGGAAGAATCCGAGGAGGGCGAGGACTCGCTGTTCCAAGTGACAGAGCGCTGGCTGCTGCCCCCGCTGGGGACACCTGCCCCACCCGCCCTCCACTGccaggcaaccatgaggctgccCGGCTTGGAGCAGAGCCACTCCCAGCCCATTCCAG TTCTGCACATCCTGACCTCCCAGGAGCCCCCCGTCACAACCTCCCTGGAGGCCACCCTGGAGCAGGACTCTACCCGCAGCCCCTGGAGTCCTGGCCCCAAGCCTGGGAACAGCTCCACCAGGCCTTGCCGCCCTGAGATCCACCGGTCACCAGCACCAGGGGGTCTGGAGCTGCTCTGCGAAGCAGCCTGTGGCCCCGGCACAACTGTGCATTGGACTCAGGCACCTGGCGATCTGGCAGCTTATAAGAGGTGGGGAGCCGGGGCCCAGGCTTGGCTGAGAGTGCTGTGGGCTGGATGCCACCCCGAGGGCTGGTTCCAGTGTCGCCTGGACCCAGGGGGCCAGATGGCCAGTCTGTACCTGCTCCCAGAAGTCT GCACCTCACACACGTCTGAAGCCCTGTGGGTTGGCAGCTTGGTGCTAGGGCTGCTCCTCCTGGTGTTCCTCGCCTACCACCTGTGGAAACGCTGCCAGCCAGCCACCGAGCCGCCAGGCTCACCAATGCCTTGA
- the CDC34 gene encoding ubiquitin-conjugating enzyme E2 R1 isoform X2, which yields MARPLVPSSQKALLLELKGLQEEPVEGFRVTLVDEGDLYNWEVAIFGPPNTYYEGGYFKTGDVCISILHPPVDDPQSGELPSERWNPTQNVRTILLSVISLLNEPNTFSPANVDASVMYRKWKESKGKDREYTDIIRKQVLGTKVDAERDGVKVPTTLAEYCVKTKAPAPDEGSDLFYDYYYEDAEAEAEADSCFGDDEDDSGNEES from the exons atggCCCGGCCGCTGGTTCCCAGCTCGCAGAAGGCGCTGTTGCTCGAGCTCAAGGGGCTGCAGGAGGAACCAGTGGAGGGCTTCCGGGTGACCCTGGTGGACGAGGGCGATCTGTACAACTGGGAGGTAGCCATTTTCGGGCCCCCCAACACCTACTACGAGGGCGGTTACTTTAAG ACAGGTGACGTGTGCATCTCCATTCTCCACCCCCCCGTCGACGACCCCCAGAGTGGTGAGCTGCCCTCAGAGCGGTGGAACCCCACCCAGAACGTCAG GACCATCCTCCTGAGCGTCATCTCCCTCCTCAACGAGCCCAACACCTTCTCCCCGGCCAATGTGGATGCCTCTGTGATGTACAGGAAGTGGAAAGAGAGCAAAGGCAAGGACCGGGAGTACACAGACATCATCCG gaagcaggTCCTGGGGACCAAGGTGGATGCCGAGCGGGATGGCGTGAAGGTGCCCACCACGCTGGCCGAGTACTGCGTGAAGACCAAGGCCCCCGCGCCCGACGAGGGCTCAGACCTCTTCTACGATTACTATTACGAGGATGCcgaggccgaggccgaggccgACAGCTGCTTCGGGGACGACGAAGACGACTCTGGCAATGAGGAGTCCTGA
- the CDC34 gene encoding ubiquitin-conjugating enzyme E2 R1 isoform X1, which translates to MARPLVPSSQKALLLELKGLQEEPVEGFRVTLVDEGDLYNWEVAIFGPPNTYYEGGYFKARLKFPIDYPYSPPAFRFLTKMWHPNIYETGDVCISILHPPVDDPQSGELPSERWNPTQNVRTILLSVISLLNEPNTFSPANVDASVMYRKWKESKGKDREYTDIIRKQVLGTKVDAERDGVKVPTTLAEYCVKTKAPAPDEGSDLFYDYYYEDAEAEAEADSCFGDDEDDSGNEES; encoded by the exons atggCCCGGCCGCTGGTTCCCAGCTCGCAGAAGGCGCTGTTGCTCGAGCTCAAGGGGCTGCAGGAGGAACCAGTGGAGGGCTTCCGGGTGACCCTGGTGGACGAGGGCGATCTGTACAACTGGGAGGTAGCCATTTTCGGGCCCCCCAACACCTACTACGAGGGCGGTTACTTTAAG GCACGCCTCAAGTTCCCTATCGACTACCCTTACTCCCCGCCAGCCTTTCGGTTCCTGACAAAGATGTGGCACCCCAACATCTATGAG ACAGGTGACGTGTGCATCTCCATTCTCCACCCCCCCGTCGACGACCCCCAGAGTGGTGAGCTGCCCTCAGAGCGGTGGAACCCCACCCAGAACGTCAG GACCATCCTCCTGAGCGTCATCTCCCTCCTCAACGAGCCCAACACCTTCTCCCCGGCCAATGTGGATGCCTCTGTGATGTACAGGAAGTGGAAAGAGAGCAAAGGCAAGGACCGGGAGTACACAGACATCATCCG gaagcaggTCCTGGGGACCAAGGTGGATGCCGAGCGGGATGGCGTGAAGGTGCCCACCACGCTGGCCGAGTACTGCGTGAAGACCAAGGCCCCCGCGCCCGACGAGGGCTCAGACCTCTTCTACGATTACTATTACGAGGATGCcgaggccgaggccgaggccgACAGCTGCTTCGGGGACGACGAAGACGACTCTGGCAATGAGGAGTCCTGA